A region of Buchnera aphidicola (Nurudea yanoniella) DNA encodes the following proteins:
- the fliQ gene encoding flagellar biosynthesis protein FliQ encodes MTVESVMTLFHEAMKVALMLASPLLLSALCSGLIISILQAATQINEQTLSFIPKIITVLLSIIIFGPWMLNLIIDYTRSLFNNLSFITN; translated from the coding sequence ACTCTTTTCCACGAAGCCATGAAAGTAGCTTTAATGTTAGCTTCACCTTTATTGCTTTCTGCATTGTGTAGTGGTTTAATTATAAGTATTTTGCAAGCTGCTACTCAAATAAATGAGCAAACATTATCATTTATACCTAAGATTATTACAGTCTTATTATCTATTATAATTTTTGGTCCATGGATGCTTAATTTAATTATAGATTATACTCGATCTTTGTTTAATAATTTATCTTTTATAACAAATTAA
- the rpmG gene encoding 50S ribosomal protein L33: MAKTTRNKIKLTSSSGSKHYYTTTKNKKNTTKKLKLKKYDPIVRKHTWYHEEKLK, from the coding sequence ATGGCTAAAACAACTCGAAATAAAATAAAATTAACGTCTTCATCAGGAAGCAAACATTACTATACTACAACAAAAAATAAAAAGAATACAACTAAAAAATTAAAACTCAAAAAATACGACCCTATCGTTCGAAAACATACATGGTATCATGAAGAAAAATTAAAATAA
- the fliR gene encoding flagellar biosynthetic protein FliR — translation MKIFNVNDVIFSFYNFLFLGMRVLSFFIVAPLFSDSSIPKKVKLFFAFVISWFFMFLIPEVSINLLSIDGFIVLIEQILIGISLGFIMQLMFSTVKVSGELISFQMGLSFSSVLDWNTRSNISVLSRFLHVFFFLLFLEFNGHLWMISILFDFFLKIPINIIELDSTSFFKILIASKFIFIDGLMLVLPIIMIQLMLNISMGILNRIASQISIFSVGFSLTLLVGMYIFYLFIPIFPSIYHNIFNRLVFSISSFSREFL, via the coding sequence ATGAAAATTTTTAATGTTAACGATGTAATATTTTCTTTTTATAATTTTTTATTTTTAGGTATGAGAGTTCTCTCTTTTTTTATTGTTGCTCCATTATTTAGTGATAGTTCTATCCCAAAAAAAGTAAAATTATTTTTTGCATTTGTTATTAGTTGGTTTTTTATGTTTCTTATTCCTGAGGTAAGTATCAATTTATTATCTATAGATGGATTCATAGTTTTGATTGAGCAAATATTAATAGGAATTTCTCTGGGATTTATTATGCAGTTAATGTTTTCTACTGTAAAAGTATCTGGAGAACTTATAAGTTTTCAAATGGGTTTATCTTTTTCATCTGTTTTAGATTGGAATACTCGTTCTAACATATCTGTTTTATCTCGTTTTCTGCATGTGTTTTTTTTTCTACTATTTTTAGAATTTAACGGTCATCTTTGGATGATATCTATATTATTTGACTTTTTTTTAAAAATTCCTATTAACATTATTGAATTAGATTCAACTTCATTTTTTAAAATTTTGATAGCTTCAAAATTCATTTTTATTGATGGGTTGATGTTAGTATTACCGATTATTATGATTCAACTTATGTTAAATATTTCTATGGGTATTTTAAATAGAATTGCTTCTCAAATTTCTATTTTTTCAGTTGGATTTTCTTTAACTTTATTGGTAGGAATGTATATTTTTTATTTGTTTATTCCTATTTTTCCATCTATTTATCATAATATATTTAATCGTTTAGTTTTTTCAATATCTTCTTTTTCGCGGGAATTTTTATAA